The Suricata suricatta isolate VVHF042 chromosome 3, meerkat_22Aug2017_6uvM2_HiC, whole genome shotgun sequence genome contains the following window.
CAGGATCTTGAGGAATATTTTGTAAACCATTATACAAATAAAGTAGTTCTGTTAATCATAAACTATGTGATTTGCCAATTTTACTTTAGTAAGTAAAACTATTTCCAGTAAAGCATTGAAGATTTTTGGAATACTCAGACTTCATAAACATGTCTTCATACAGTTCAAAACACACTGCTGAACCAAAAGATCTTTGCAGAggaaatgatctcatttattaAAGACCACAGCCAATGCAATAAGGAAGGCATACACAGGGATTTATCAAAAGTACTACTAAAAATCTTCTTCTTAAAGTTTTGTGTATTTAGAGGTTAAGTTCCTCTCTGAGTGCTAgatctgaaaactaaaaacagaccTCAACCCCTGAATAAGTCTCACTATAACCCCTTATGTCCATGTTCCTATTCACATAAACTAGCATATATCTTATAAACCATTTAGTTTGAACTATTCATTGtagtttaatttttctgttgttaAATATACCAAACATTGAAAACCTATAACATGGACAGTTTTAAAGAATGGTAAAATGACCTTGAGGATTTAAATTAGctaaatactggggcgcctgggtggctcagtcggttgagcgtccggcttcggctcaggtcatgatctcacagttcgtgggttcgagcccacatcaggctctgtgctgacagctagctcagagcctggagcctgcttcaaattctgtgtctccctctctctctgacctttccctgctcatgctgtctctctctaaaataaataaagacagtaaaataaataaataaataaacaaacaaacaaattaactaAATACTTCCCTCTAACTACATCCCTCCACTCACCCCAAAAACTCTATTTCTGTCATCACAGCTTAGGAAGACATTATTACACCCATGTGGATGtcacttttaaaacagaaaagaggcaGTTTAACACAGTGGTTGAGTATGACTCTGGACCAaaaaacctgggttcaaatcttagtCCCACCTCTTTTAATATACCTGACCTTAAGACAGGTTTACTTAATTTTCCCATACCTTggttactcatttgtaaaatgtggaacAAAGAGTATTTAGCTAATAGGGTTACCGGGAAGACTAAATAAAGTTCTTAGCACATGCCTGATACACAGGTAAGTGCAATATTGTTGGCTATATTAAAACTAagaaagtaggggtgcctgggtggctcagtcagttaagcctccgacttcagctcaggtcagatctcacgtttgtgggttcgagccccgcgtcaggctctgtgctgacagctagctcagagcctgaagtctgcttccagttctgtgtctccttccctctctgcccctctccctctcatgctctgtctctctctgtatcaaaaataaataaaaacatttaaaaaaaaaattttaaaaaaactaagaaagtAAAGCAAAACTAAAGCATGCTAAAACTTGTACACTGGGTTCTTCTGAAGAGTATGCCTCTCATTAGAATTTGTTTCAGTGTTCttactcattttgttttcaacCCTTCTCACATATATTCTAACTCTACACTGATAAAACCACTTATAACACAATCATGACTCTTCTCCCATATTCTCCACCATCTTAAGTATGTAAAAATATCTTCCCtactaaacttttttaaatgtttatttatttattttgaaagagagggagggggaggggaggggagagggagaaggacaggGAGAAGGACAGGAAGAGCGAGAGGGGAAcccacactgacagcgtggagcccgatgcagggctcaatcccacaaaccgtgagatcatgacctgagtcaaaatcaattaactgactgagccacccaggcacccccactacTAGATTTTTAAGGAGGGAGGTGTCATACCTTTTAAGAAGATTCTTCTACCAGACAGCATACATACAGCATATGCTCATTAATTAAATAAGTAGATTTTAATGGCTTTATTTCACTTGGAGTCAAATGCATAAGTATCAGTAAACTAGAGACTCATTTAGTCTCATGTACTCCTGATGCTTAAAGGTTCTTTTAATCCCAGCCCATATACTGAGTACTctaaagaagaggggcacctggtggctcagtcatttaagcatctgactcttgatactggctcaggtcacaaactacatcaggctctgcactgggcatggaacctgcttaaaattctccctctccctgtcctcctttcccacttgtgcatgcttgctctctcaaaaagggaaggaagggagggagggaggaagaaaggaaggaaggaaggagagaaagggacaaggaaagaaaaaaggaaaggaaagagaaaagaaaaattgtgtaTAAATCatgctgacttaaaaaaaaattttttttaattaaaaaaaataaattatgctgaCTTGCACATGCTTTAGTAATGAGTGGTACATGACACTTCTCAATTCTGCAATTCATTCAATTTCATTCCTGTGGACCAATCATCATTATCTTTTGAGTGCAAATCTCCTAACAATAGATCTGTGttgattttaatcttaaaaaccTGGTTACTTTCCCTTGTgtaactttttccttttccaagaaGCACAAGGACACTACAAGGCAACTATAAATTCTGCAGTCAGTAGTATGGTATCATGGCTTCTTGCCATGCAGAGGGATCCTGTATGCTTACAGCTGATGGTCTACATCATAAGAAGACGTGGTAACGGTCTTCAAATAAAGGGCTGCCATGAAGAAGAGAATATAGACTAATTTTTTGTTATCCAGAGGCAGGACAAGCCATACAGAAGCAAATTTCTGATATAATGAATGAACTTTCTGAAAACCAAAGCTATCCAAAATTGGAAAAGAGAATCATGTGAGGTAGTGGATACTAGAACAGTAAAAATGTATATGAGCAGAAGACTGGTTGTTAGGAATGATGTAGAAAAAATAAGTACCTGATAGAGTTGAAGTATGTGATCATAAACGTACCCTTCAATTAAAATGTTCTTAGATTTTCTTTACACTTAAACCCAAGTGTGGTCTGATGTACAACACTAACAAAGTGCAGGAGTATGCTTACCTGCCCgatgtttcagagtctgtgtgggCTACGTGAATGTCATCCCTCCACAGAGACCAAATGACATTTTAGATGTTGGAAAGTCCTATCCCTATTTGTTTGACTTTGTGATCCAATTTTCTATGTACAAAAGCTAAATTAAATTcacattaaattttatatgaagaaTTTCACAGCAGCCTTGAGACAACTGGAATCTCATCACCCCAAGGATCCTCAACCCACAAGCAAAGGATAGGAAAATAGTAACACCAGTTTCACTGTTTCATAATCATcgctaaaatttagaaaatttagaaaaatgaggAATGACAGAAAATGGATATTTGCACCCTAATAATTTATCTTCTACACCAGACCTGCTATTAGAACTACACCTTGGGTGGTACAATTAACTTGGTTTAACACATTCATATTGGTCCCATATACTCACTGAGGtaccaagaaaaaatatttttaaaaggaagcaaaaatcatGAATAAGCTAGAACATATATCCTTAAAAGTAATGAAGGTTATACTCCTGTAGATGTTTGAAAACTccatagtaaaatttaaaatatttaaacttaaaattcaaaaagcccccaaataaaatagaaaattctacTCTCAATTAATACAGACAGGATGCTGGTGTATTTTTTAAGCTATAGGAAGAACAGATAATAAGTCAGCATCCATTCACTGTTTTCCAAATTCACCTCAACtcaaatctgaaaatatttaactgCTAGAAAATCTCACATACACTCTAAATTCCAGAGGAAAACTTCTTAAGTGCTATTTAGAAACAGCTACATTACCGTACTGAGGAACATTTCCCTGGAACATAGACCTGAAAAATGTTATCATATggaaggctttcttttttaatccaagaTACATAGTGATTTTATATCAGACTTCATAATTATTATAGTCCTCCCTAGTCCTCTGTAAAAGTAATTGTTTTGATACCTAGAATACTGCTTTTAATAACTGCAATTATTGTGTTTCCTCttaatttcttaggattttcaAAGCGCAGAAAAGGTTGTCCATCTTATTTCTGTTTAATAGCTAAGACTTCTGAATGAGGAAAGATGCAACATTAGCATAGCACTAGGCTAGAAGCCAAGTGATTAGATTCTAATCCTGGATCTGAACTTATTTCAGATGACCCTGAACATGTTGTTTACGCCTGGTGGGTGATGCTCCTCCATAAATAGGTGGGTAAAATAGCTCCGGCTAAATGATTCCAGGTCTGATGTGGTACATCACAGCCGTCATAGTGGGCACACTCCTTGACAGGTACTATACCCTTATGCTAGCTGCCACCACACAGTGAGTACTGTGGATGAACCCACACAAAATGTGCAAAGCCAGGAATGTTTAAGCAAATATGATTTCAAAACCTACTGGCTTGAACTATGGGTTAAATATCaagggcttttattttcttatctagaAAGCATCAACACTATAGGCTGTAAATTAAGCTCCAGAACGTTGTAAAAAGCTAATAATTTAATCAAGACTGTTGAACAGAAAGGAACATTCTGAACAGTAATTTCTTGGCCCCCAATGTCTATGGCACCCATGTGTCTACCCTGCATTTGTGTGTCAGAGGAAGATGCTACTTTTATGGTATACTGGAACCAAGAGATTAGAGTAGAATGTTTGTTAAATCTGTACAAATTCAAGTTAAGCACTAGAGGAAACTACCTTCCTAGTTAACAATAAACCAATgagattaaatgtttttattaaatgtaaatgttttcatCTCAATTGTATTACATATAAAAACAGTTAATTCCCTAATATCCACTGAATTCACATAAATGGTATTGATAAACTGTTAGCACTTCCAGAGTCCTACTTTATGAAGTCTAAAATAACCTAATCCAAGTAAAAATATGGATTTCTTTTGTAGGAGAGAGTAATTCATAAACATTAGTTTGTAATTATGAAATcactaaaattaaacaaaaaatcctTCCAAAACTTAATAACAAGTGGGCCATGTAGTATACATATGTGGGatacttaaaataaattgtttttaaacacCTGCATTCAGAAATAGCAATAATGATAAGTATAGCTATTGATACTTCAGTTAATCACTTTACTAGGACTGCCAGGAGAATGTGAGCCacctaaataaaaattatagtgtCATTATGTTGGAGAAAGCTACCTCGGCTCCAAGCCCTTACAGATAAATACAGATAAGCAAGTAAATGGGGGAGGTAAGCGGAATGATAGAAGGGGAATGTAATTGATAGTTAAAAGAATTCAAAGATTTTAGTAGTGGTAataatctacaaaatgggaacCAGAAAGAGAGATCAGGTTTCTTTAAAGAGGCTGGCTGAGACGGTGTGTATGTAAAAAAACTGAATGGAGATGTAAGCTGGTATTGTGGTGTTGTGATGATTTAACCACAAATGCCTTCCCTATTTAAATATTCCAATCAGGACTGTTAGTACACGTACCTCGGAGAATTCTTTCCTCATGGCAACGAAGAAAGTCCCAGATTCTAACAGTGCCGTCATCAGAGCATGTAGCAAATTTATTATCCGTGGGTGAGAAACTGTTACATGAAGACACACAGCAGGGGAAAGAAGTCAGCATTTAACAGATTATCTGTGCTTCTCagacagggaaaaataaaaacactgtgcTGCGTTATAACAGGAGAGGGAAGTATTCCAACAGTGAAGAAGCCCTTAGAGAGAATGTCGTCAGCTAACAAAAGCATCTCATCAAAAGAAGAATTCAACACAGCAACTGCTTCTTAGTTTTCAATCATCAATATTCAGAGACCTTTACTGGTGTATTATTAGTACTGATGCTTCCCACACTCCCCACAGTAGAGTATTTCCTGTCATACCAACAGAAAACGTGAAGCTCGTTTAAGTGTAGAAACTAAATGAACCTATTTTTGCAATATTCCTACAAACACGCTTTTAAATCACATAGGAATACCGCTCAAAAAATTAGCATCAGCttcttctgcctggaacacttCATGAAGGATGAGCTGAAAAATTTTGGACAGGTTATTTAAAACTCACTGCTAAACATCTCTACATAcaatctttctcatttatttgaaAGGTCTGCAGAAAAACTTTACACCTCCTCTCTGCCAAGCTATTCCATGAACGTTGCTCCTTTTAGGGAAAACTTTAACACAGGGACCTTCAGACTGTGTTTGAAGCCAAAGATCATCTCCTGCAAAGGACTTTGCCATCTTGACCTCCTTGCTGTGAAAGAGCACCACGCTTCTCATCTACCTCCAAGAACTTCCTTGAACTTTTGAGTCCTATGACTAACAAAGAACCAACTGTGAAAACTCAAGGTATGGGCTGGACGCTAAAGCACAGTCTTTGCAGAAGCATGTTTATCCAACAATTTTTGTTAAGGCTCTGAATGTAGAAACAAGTGACTGCAGTGGATGATGTTTCTATAAACCTGTCAACCTCCTCCCACACATGGGTGGTGCGACCGTAAGGAATGCGACCTTAAGGAATGCTGCTTAGCTTTATTCTGAGGCTGCAGCAATTCTTCAGGCTTGTTTTGAAACtctgttttccagttttactatACATATCTCattgatatgtaaaaatatacaactcactgaaaatattttaaactccaCTTATTATTATACATTTGCATAACTGATGTTCTCAACAGTGAATCAGAAGAAAAAGTCCTAGAGTCCTCTTGACAATGGTTTGCTTAGTTTCAAAGCTCGAAGAACCCATTCATTACTCCATTACGTGTGCCACACCCAGGGTCACTTGTGAGTTTTTAGTCCTACTACACTTTCCTTTTGAAGTCGTGGCATAACCAAGCCAACCAGGTCTTCACTTAAGccttttttccttgtattttgtgTGAACTCTGAAGGTGTTTTCTGTAGGCTTTAGATTTTATTCAGTTGTATAATTAAAGACTGAATTCTTTATTTGGAATGAAAGATTCTTATCTTACACAGTaggtaataaaaaggaataacgTATACACATTATTATAAccataaatgaaaagagaaaaccagtGCAAAATGCGGCAGACAGTACATCTCTAACATATTGCAAAGGCTGATACCGGAACACTACTTGAGAAAAGTGCCAGCAAAATGGTGCATGtgtggaaacaaaggaaaatactgTGTGTGTAGGGTGCAGAAAGTACCCCGGAACCTGACAGAGCCCATGCATCTCTGCACCCAGAATACACTTAGAGAATAATTTAACCATGACAATAGGGACTACAGAAAATGGTATATTGTGTATAAACCTGGCCTCTCTAATCGCCTCCTTATGTGCCTGGAACATCTTGACGTTGTTCATGTTCGACTGCCAATATTTCACATATCCTCCATGGTCTGCTGTCAACATCCACATGTCATTATGTGACCAAGTCATGGCCCTCACTGGGCTATCATGAGCCTGTGAAAAcatcaaacattttaaacattatataaaaggATATATAACAGAAGGCTTTACAGGAGCAGACATCAACTCACAATTATTTGTccaattttaagtttaaaacgCCATTAAAGTAACTATCTCCAGTTCGTTACAGTACCACAGGAGGATGCTACAGTCTGGTGATTACTGTTACCTGTAATATTGTTTCAAAATTGAAGGTGAGTCCATTCCACAAAGTGAACTCCCCACTAGAAGCTCCAGTGACCAAGCgccttccttctggagtccactaggaagaaaaaagttttccAAGGTCACAAATCCTCAatcttacttaatttttaaaatagttagaatttataaaatatccaaaaatcaacattaaacagACAATACTTTCATTTAATCATAGTTCAGATTTACCAGCAAGTACTTTgtcgaaagaaaaaaaaaagtactaacaCAGTGCAGGGAAAGCTCCAGCACCTTTAGCTCATTACCTAAATTAATAACAGTAAACGCATTATAAGTATTTGGTTAAGTTACATACACCTCCACATATTAaagagcctttaaaaataaattgcaaagacCACAGTTTTCTAGGATACAAGGCAggctaacataaataaaatggccAGTCACCACAAAAACGCAAAGAATTACATCTGCTAGTGGGACCAATTCAGGCAGAAAGTTAGTGGTGTTTTATGAAAAACAGCTAATTTAAGGACATCAAGGCTATCAAACTTTTCCTGACAATGAAATGTACTTTACAAAGCTCTCTGTTCACAGCATCAAGCAGTGACAAGTCTTATACTGATCTCCTTTCCAAAACAGGTGATACAACAGCAATGTCTCAATGCCATTACCTGCATACTGAAGGGAATTTGTGACATATATGCTTATCAACTcaaaatacaacatatttttttcttaactttttactTTCAAGTTTCCATGACATATTACACACTAATTTTCCTTATACAATgtaaatacacaaaatgaaaatacaacaatcccaTTTTCCAAACTAAAAATTGTGGCACAGAGTTGAATACTGGAAATGTGCTTATCAGAAGAGCAGGATGAGATAtgtaaaataaagactatttggggggcgcccgggtggctcagtcggttaagcgtcccactcgtggttttggctcaggtcacaatctcagtttgtgagttcaagccccacatcggactccctgttgacagctcagaacctgcttgggattctttctctctcctttctctgccccacccactgcTGGCTCGCTCTCtagcacgctctctctctaaaaataaataaacaaaaaattttaaaaataagagatgtctggatggctcagtctgttaagcattcgactcagtttcaactcaggtcatgatatcactgtctgcgagttggagccctgcactgggctctgctctgacagcacagagcttgcttgggattctctctctgcccccctctctctgccattcccacGTTTGCAcatgcactctatctctctcaaaatagataaaaattaaaattaaaaaaaaaaaagaccagttgGTAAATCCGGCTTTTTATTGCTTACCTGCATATCCTGATGCTGACTACAAATAAAAGCCTCCTACTTCCCTGGCTCCTGATCTGCTAGGGGTCCCAACCAAGTAGACACTACAGGCAACCAAACTACAGGCACAGGaccctgtttctgtctcaattcCTTATAATTTGGACTATGCCTCCACCATGTGCAAACGTCTCCCAAGATCTTACAGTTTGACCCCTAAATAAGAAATTCATCTATCCAATAAACTGCACAAATACAATTTTACCCTTCTGTACTATGATGCAAAATGTtcagattttattcatttcaaaaagattttctctATTATGCTAAGAAGATACTAAAGTTAGCTGCACACCagggcactcttttttttttttttttttttttttaagaggctgactcttgattttggctcaggtcacaacctcatggtttctgacttcaagccccgcaccagattctgtgctcagagcagagcctgttttggatcctctgtctccctctcactgccaccTCCTAACTcccagctcattctctcaaaaataaataaatgttaaaaataaaaataaaaaaataaaattagctgcATACCTTACCCCTTTTACCAAATTTCCTGACAAAACTATGCTACATACTGGTTGGCTCTACCAAcaaaaaagccattaaaataagtgtttctttactgatgttttcttttgctttaggcCTCAGAAGCAAAGGGGAGACATACGACTAACTACATCTCCCCCAGTTCTGCCTGCTCTCTGCCACACCCACTATCAGAGGGCTTGCTTATTATGCTCATCTGCCACAATGGCTGCCGGAACTATCTTTTCCCTGTCccatttctgttttccattctcATTTGCTCAACTCTGTTAATATATCTTACATTTCTGGACTTGATGTACTGGTAACCAACAAGTACACTCTTACTTAgcaaatcacaaagaaaatgattataCTATCACAAATGATAACATTAACTTTTTATTCCAAACCCTTCAAATTTTCAAGTTTTGAACCCGATCAATCCACTAtctatttaaaagtatatgttttttcatttcatgcAAATGTAATGAGTGCCAACTATGCACCTAATGGAGCTAACAATTATGGTTGACCACTGGTCTTCAGCTCTTCTCAGGGGTTTTCCTTACTGGTGACACCTAACAGTTTTCATTAAACCGGAGATGCACTTTCTAAACAGCAACAGAAGTATCTCCATTCAAGAGTAAGTGTGAGACCTGCTGCAATATAGATCCATGACATGCTCAGAGAGTTCTATGGAAATTGTAACATGAAGAACAATTCAAAAGCAGGAAGTATCTTACTAAATGTGGATATAGTGGGTAAATGACTGGGTATTTCAAAAGATTAACAATGCACCCACGTTTATCCTAgatatacattcaaaataatttaattttctttgtcctGTTAAGTCTATGTACAGATTAACTCAGGATcagcttttccaaaaaatatccaaaagaatACTTACCCTAACAACAAATACTGGACACTTGACTTTATTTGTTGATGTTCGAACAAATTTTGTTGTTACTGCATTCATAGGATTATTCAACATCCCTATAGGTGGGACCagctacaaaaagagaaaatttggttTTAAAGAGCTCCTGATTATGCATAGAGCATAAATTGGGGACAGAGCAAGGtaattatttcaacatttaaagacaaattcAGGATGATATAGGAATTTCAAAAAACTATTATAATCAGTTtctattaattaaatttaaaaacctgagaTAGAGGACAGTTAAATGTCCATtactaaacaaacaataaaatcaagTACCAGATTTCATCAATTATTTCTCAAGATCAACATGTTTCACAGTAAGCCAAATTTTAAATtcatggggcgcctaggtgcctccgttgattaagcgtctgacttccggctcaggtcattttcattgtcttcaggtctgtgggttcaagccccacgtcaggctcttctgctgacagctcagagcctggagcctgcttcagattctgtgtctccctctctatctgcccctcccccatttactctctgtctctcaaaataagaccaaaaacacttttttaataataaattaattaacttttgtATTCCACAGACTTTGAGGTACTGCAGTCTTTTGTTAGACATGGCTTTAAGCCCCAAATCAAAAGTTCACCCACCattacagtaaaagaaaaattttaattgagaTAAAAAATAACCCATGGAgtacacatacatattatattatctctttagaaatctttcattttggggcacctgggtggctcagtcggttaagcctccgacttcggctcaggtcagatctcatgttcgtgggttcaagacctgagtcaggctctgtgctgacccctagctcagagcctggagcctgcttccggttctgtgtctccttctctctctgcccctccccctctcatgctctgtctctctatatatcaaaaataaataaaacattaaaaattttttaataaataaatagtttttaaaaaaggaatcttttatttcaattataaatccataaaaagaaaattccatgttGCATTTGAGGTCACATAGTTTTAGGTTCAAATGTCCAAAGAGGTTTTATTAAGCAATATGACACATCTCAATACTTACATCATTATAATAACCTGCATCAGGCTGAATTGCCCGCATATCTCTCTGGTCtctttgccatattctattctgtttaaaataaacaaattaactaaTTAACATATGACCCATTATACTCAGTTTCAAACTAAATATTAACAGAATGTAAGCTGCTATCAAATGGGGAGAAAATAGGATTAAAACTCTTTCATAGGTTCTAAAACAAAGGTAACATTGGGTACCTTAAAGAGATCTTAtcctaagggcgcctgggtggttcagtgggtaaAGCACCAGaatcttgatgtcagctcaggtcatgacctcactgctcGTGAGATCAAGACaaatgttggactctgcactgacaacacagagcctgcttaggattctctctccctctacctctccctcaGCCCATCTGCCACTTATGTGCACATAgcacacctctctctcaaaataaatcaacaagaaaaatattcttttcgtgtttatttttatgaaacagaaagagcatgaatgggggaggggcagagagagagggagcgagaaatcccaagcagaccccaagctgccagtgcagagcccaatgtgggactccaacccacaagttgtgaaatcatgccctgaaccaaaaccaagagctgatgcttaactaactgagccactcaaatgccccagaagaaaagaaaaattttttttaattaggggcacatgggtggctcagtcggttaaatttctgacttcggcacaggttaTGACcttggagttcaagccctgcatcaggcactgtgctgacagctcggagactggaacctgcttcatattctgtgtgtctctctctccctgcccctcccctactcgtacccggtgtctcactctctcaaaagtaaacaaacattaaaaaaattaagaaggtgCCTCCTTAGTGCAGTAGGCAGTGCGTCAGtctcattaaaaacattaagaattcaaaacaaaaagaaagaaagggatctTACCCTACTCAATTAACATTGCTTAGAACCTCCCTCCTCTTTACTCATCTCAATCCCAACCAATCATCCAAGGTGCTGCTGACCCCAACACATTCTCACTGACCatactttaattaaaagtaaaaagaatatggATAAGCAGATGTCTCCAATTTCTTCAAAATCCTCAGCACAAAATAATTTCTGGTATCCTGCCCTTGGTGTTCTTAAGTCCTCTCAGGCTTTTCTAGACTAGTTTTGCAACTGAATTTCCCGGAAAAACCTAAATCTGTCTTCACCTCTAAATCAACCTTTTTCTCATGTCTACAACATACTAATTATATCCAACATGCAAACAGGTCTTTAATGGGTCTCAGGTAAGAAAAAGCaaacagggacgcctggctggcttagtcagttaagcgtccagcttcggctcaggtcatgatctcacggtttgcaggtttgagccccgcgtcaggctctgtgctgacagctcagagcctggagcctgcttcagattctgtatctccctctctctctgaccctaccctgctcgcactgtctctctctgtctctcaaaaataaataaaaaacaaacaaaaaaaagcaaacagattttCTTCACCAAAGGCCAGAGAAGACCAAAACCTGACCCAAGTAATAGGGTTAGTAATCAAAAACGAATCACAGAAGCTAACTCCTTGGTGAAGACAAGTAAATAATGAACTCAAGAGGGAGAAATATCAAGCAGAGGTTTATGCAGACCCCTACTCTGCCTTTATCTGCAGTGAGGTGTTGCCTCACAGCCAGGGCCTTGGAGAGTCCGTATTCCTAGCACCAGTGCCTCAGACAcgcaaaattattattattctgaatgGGCGTTCTCACagaaatattcttattttggCAGTCTCAACATTTCATATACACTATAGTTTAACAAGTGTTTTAAGGTTGGCCTACAGATTAAAGTACCATTTTCTGAGATCTGCTGTGAACTTTTA
Protein-coding sequences here:
- the WDR33 gene encoding pre-mRNA 3' end processing protein WDR33 isoform X5; translated protein: MATEIGSPPRFFHMPRFQHQAPRQLFYKRPDFAQQQAMQQLTFDGKRMRKAVNRKTIDYNPSVIKYLENRIWQRDQRDMRAIQPDAGYYNDLVPPIGMLNNPMNAVTTKFVRTSTNKVKCPVFVVRWTPEGRRLVTGASSGEFTLWNGLTFNFETILQAHDSPVRAMTWSHNDMWMLTADHGGYVKYWQSNMNNVKMFQAHKEAIREASFSPTDNKFATCSDDGTVRIWDFLRCHEERILREVSAVQNLKSSSLPDNTIR
- the WDR33 gene encoding pre-mRNA 3' end processing protein WDR33 isoform X4; its protein translation is MATEIGSPPRFFHMPRFQHQAPRQLFYKRPDFAQQQAMQQLTFDGKRMRKAVNRKTIDYNPSVIKYLENRIWQRDQRDMRAIQPDAGYYNDLVPPIGMLNNPMNAVTTKFVRTSTNKVKCPVFVVRWTPEGRRLVTGASSGEFTLWNGLTFNFETILQAHDSPVRAMTWSHNDMWMLTADHGGYVKYWQSNMNNVKMFQAHKEAIREASFSPTDNKFATCSDDGTVRIWDFLRCHEERILRVPFLSFLRGVRCPESKKFIVARQHNKVAFQNFPDSSSERLGSALRKEDSWSDSHLQIYI
- the WDR33 gene encoding pre-mRNA 3' end processing protein WDR33 isoform X6, producing MATEIGSPPRFFHMPRFQHQAPRQLFYKRPDFAQQQAMQQLTFDGKRMRKAVNRKTIDYNPSVIKYLENRIWQRDQRDMRAIQPDAGYYNDLVPPIGMLNNPMNAVTTKFVRTSTNKVKCPVFVVRWTPEGRRLVTGASSGEFTLWNGLTFNFETILQAHDSPVRAMTWSHNDMWMLTADHGGYVKYWQSNMNNVKMFQAHKEAIREASFSPTDNKFATCSDDGTVRIWDFLRCHEERILREGRPSLEMP